In one Phaenicophaeus curvirostris isolate KB17595 chromosome 19, BPBGC_Pcur_1.0, whole genome shotgun sequence genomic region, the following are encoded:
- the SPHK1 gene encoding sphingosine kinase 1: MAAGRRAPPEPGGGPVLLQGVFGAGAAPGGAPCALALTATELRVRRAGGCSPRGSSPDASLRLADCVGSDAFPAAAAAAAFSLVLYPLRGPRWAAPSRQRVERVFRVSLGPDADTNLRVAQAWSRRIRQLALPALPRRHGDSYGVLPRPCRALVLLNPQSGAGRALEDFQAVAQPMLAEADIATTVFITERPHHAHEKVRDEDLSQWDTLVIMSGDGLLHEVVNGLMERPDWADAMKKPLCILPGGSGNALAASINYYAGNDHVAKKKLLTNCTFILCKGLHTEMDLVSLSTASGKRLFSFLGFGWGFISDVDIDSEKYRCLGNARFTVGTLQCLAKLRVYQGRLSYLPIVPEQDTLPAPGDPPAPVPDGQAGCTAPPALPADSLLVPLSQPVPEHWTVVPEEEFVTVYAIYQSHLGTNLLMAPAAQLHDGCIHLFYLKAGISRVALLRIFLAMAKGTHLDLNCPHLCYVPVRAFRLEPRVASGIMTVDGEALACEPVQGQVHSRLCRIVCGS, translated from the exons ATGGCGGCCGGTCGCCGCGCTCCCCCGGAGCCCGGGGGGGGCCCCGTCTTGCTGCAGGGCGTTTTCGGGGCCGGGGCGGCCCCCGGCGGGGCTCCGTGCGCGCTGGCGCTGACGGCGACGGAGCTGCGGGTGCGGCGGGCCGGGGGCTGCTCGCCGCGGGGCTCCTCGCCCGACGCCTCGCTCCGCCTGGCCGACTGCGTGGGCTCCGACGccttccccgccgccgccgccgccgccgccttctCCCTCGTGCTGTACCCGCTCCGCGGGCCGCGCTGGGCAGCGCCCTCCCGACAGCGCGTCGAGCGCGTCTTCCGCGTCTCGCTCGGACCCGACGCCGACACCAACCTGCGCGTCGCCCAGGCCTGGAGCCGCCGCATCCGACAGCTCGCCCTGCCCGCCCTGCCCCGGCGCCACG GTGACAGCTATGGGGTGCTGCCCCGGCCCTGCCGCGCGCTGGTGCTGCTGAACCCCCAGAGCGGTGCTGGCCGCGCGCTCGAGGACTTTCAGGCAGTGGCACAGCCCATGCTGGCCGAGGCCGACATCGCCACCACCGTCTTCATCACCG AGAGACCCCACCACGCGCATGAGAAGGTGCGAGATGAGGACCTGTCGCAGTGGGACACATTGGTGATCATGTCTGGGGACGGGTTGCTGCATGAG gTGGTGAACGGGCTCATGGAGCGTCCGGACTGGGCAGATGCTATGAAGAAGCCGCTGTGCATCCTGCCAGGGGGCTCCGGGAATGCCCTGGCTGCCTCCATCAACTACTATGCAGG CAACGATCATGTCGCCAAGAAGAAGCTGCTGACGAACTGCACCTTCATCCTATGCAAGGGACTGCACACGGAGATGGACCTCGTCTCGCTGAGCACGGCCTCAGGCAAGcgcctcttctccttcctcggCTTTGGCTGGGGCTTCATCTCAGACGTGGACATTGACAGCGAGAAGTACCGGTGCCTGGGCAATGCCCGCTTCACGGTGGGCACCCTGCAGTGCCTGGCCAAGCTGCGCGTCTACCAGGGCCGCCTCTCCTACCTGCCCATTGTTCCCGAGCAGGACACCCTCCCGGCACCCGGGGACCCCCCGGCTCCTGTCCCTGACGGCCAAGCTGGCTGCACCGCGCCACCGGCTCTGCCTGCCGACTCGCTGCTGGTGCCACTGTCCCAGCCGGTGCCAGAGCACTGGACGGTGGTCCCCGAGGAGGAGTTTGTCACCGTCTACGCCATCTACCAGTCCCATCTGGGCACCAACCTGCTGATggccccagcagcccagctgcacGACGGCTGCATCCACCTCTTCTACCTGAAGGCCGGCATCAGCCGCGTGGCGCTGCTCAGGATCTTCCTGGCCATGGCCAAGGGGACACACCTGGACTTGAACTGTCCCCACCTCTGCTACGTCCCCGTCCGGGCTTTCCGCCTGGAGCCGCGGGTGGCCTCGGGCATCATGACAGTGGATGGGGAGGCGCTGGCCTGCGAGCCCGTGCAGGGCCAGGTCCACAGCCGGCTCTGCCGCATCGTCTGCGGCTCCTGA